The Coregonus clupeaformis isolate EN_2021a chromosome 13, ASM2061545v1, whole genome shotgun sequence genome includes a region encoding these proteins:
- the LOC121579527 gene encoding disks large homolog 4-like isoform X5 — MFVSVWYAKKMGRRFINNVRKAKKHPHHIMGNSPPVVVNTDTLDGSPYVNGTEGEIEYEEITLERGNSGLGFSIAGGTDNPHVGDDPSIFITKIIPGGAAAQDGRLSVNDSILFVNDVDVREVTHSLAVEALKEAGAIVRLYVLRRKPAAEKVTEIKLIKGPKGLGFSIAGGVGNQHIPGDNSIYVTKIIEGGAAHKDQRLQIGDKILAVNSVCLEDVMHEDAVGALKNTAEVVYLRVAKPNNLYLNSYNPPDLTSTYSPHMDTDLGHPSYLGSDYPQALTPTSPSRFSPVLHSMMGDEDLPRDPRRVLIHRGSTGLGFNIVGGEDGEGIFISFILAGGPADLSGELRKGDQILSVNGVDLRIATHEQAAAALKNAGQTVTIIAQYRPEEYSRFEAKIHDLREQLMNSSMGSGQTTLRSNPKRGFYIRALFDYDKTADCGFLSQAVGFRFGDVLHVLDCGDEEWWQARRVSPQTDVEEVGFIPSKRRVERKEWSRMGTKERDRSRDSLGSQGRDDSQHSYETVTQVEVHYARPIIILGPIKDRVNDDLLSEFPDKFGSCVPHTTRPKREYEVDGRDYHFVSSREQMEKDIQSHRFIEAGQYNSHLYGTSVQSVREVAEQQGKHCILDVSANAVRRLQAAQLHPIAIFVRPKSLENVLEINTRLTEEQARKGMDRALKLEQDFLECFSAVVEGDSFEEVYHKVKTVIEEQSGPYIWIPTRERL; from the exons ATGTTCGTCTCCGTGTGGTATGCCAAAAAAATGGGCCGGCGGTTCATCAACAACGTCCGGAAAGCCAAGAAGCATCCGCACCATATAATG ggAAATTCTCCTCCAGTGGTGGTGAACACTGACACGCTTGACGGCTCCCCCTAC GTCAACGGGACAGAGGGGGAAATTGAGTATGAAGAGATTACACTGGAAAGA ggtaACTCAGGCCTGGGCTTCAGTATAGCTGGGGGGACAGATAACCCTCATGTTGGTGATGACCCCAGCATCTTCATCACCAAGATCATCCCTGGGGGAGCTGCGGCCCAGGACGGACGGCTGAG tgtgaatGACAGTATCCTGTTTGTGAATGACGTGGATGTGAGGGAGGTGACCCACAGTCTGGCTGTGGAGGCTCTGAAGGAGGCGGGGGCCATCGTCCGCCTCTACGTGCTCCGCAGAAAACCAGCCGCAGAGAAAGTCACAGAGATCAAGCTCATCAAAGGGCCCAAAG GTCTAGGTTTCAGCATTGCTGGAGGGGTGGGTAACCAGCACATACCAGGAGACAACAGCATCTATGTCACTAAGATCATCGAGGGCGGGGCTGCTCACAAGGACCAGCGGCTGCAGATAGGGGATAAGATACTGGCG gtgaacagtgtttGTCTGGAGGACGTGATGCATGAGGATGCAGTGGGAGCCCTGAAGAACACAGCCGAGGTGGTTTACCTCAGGGTGGCCAAGCCTAACAACCTCTACCTGAACTCCTACAACCCGCCAGACCTTACCagca CATACTCCCCTCACATGGACACAGATCTTGGCCACCCCAGCTACCTTGGATCAGATTACCCACAAGCCCTCACTCCCACCTCACCCAGTCGCTTCTCTCCAGTGTTGCACAGCATGATGGGGGATGAAGACCTTCCCAG ggACCCTAGGAGAGTGCTGATCCACAGGGGTTCTACAGGCCTGGGTTTTAACATcgtgggaggagaggatggagagggcaTCTTCATCTCCTTCATCCTGGCAGGGGGGCCTGCCGACCTGAGCGGAGAGCTGCGCAAGGGCGACCAGATCCTCAgc gtgaatGGAGTGGACCTGCGTATCGCCACCCATGAGCAGGCTGCAGCAGCCCTGAAGAACGCTGGCCAGACTGTCACCATCATCGCCCAGTACAGACCAGAGG agtaCAGCCGTTTCGAAGCGAAGATCCACGACCTGAGGGAACAGCTGATGAACAGCAGCATGGGTTCTGGCCAGACAACACTAAGGAGCAACCCCAAGAGAGGCTTCTACATCAG GGCCCTGTTTGACTATGACAAGACAGCAGACTGTGGTTTCCTGAGCCAGGCGGTGGGCTTCAGGTTTGGTGACGTGCTCCATGTCCTGGACTGTGGTGATGAGGAGTGGTGGCAGGCCAGACGGGTCAGCCCCCAGACAGACGTTGAGGAGGTCGGCTTTATTCCCAGCAAACGCAG GGTAGAAAGGAAAGAGTGGTCTCGCATGGGCACCAAAGAGAGG GATCGCAGTCGGGACAGCCTCGGATCTCAAG GGAGAGATGATTCTCAACACAGCTATGAAACAGTCACACAAGTAGAGG tGCATTATGCCAGGCCCATCATAATATTGGGTCCCATAAAGGACAGGGTAAATGATGACCTGCTGTCAGAGTTCCCTGACAAGTTTGGATCTTGTGTCCCTC ACACCACACGGCCCAAGCGGGAGTACGAGGTGGACGGGCGGGACTACCACTTTGTGTCGTCACGGGAACAGATGGAGAAGGACATCCAGAGCCACCGCTTCATCGAGGCGGGCCAGTACAACAGCCACCTGTACGGCACCAGCGTCCAGAGTGTCCGCGAGGTGGCAGAGCAG CAGGGGAAACATTGTATACTGGACGTGTCGGCCAATGCTGTCCGCAGACTACAGGCCGCTCAGCTGCACCCCATCGCCATCTTCGTCCGACCCAAGTCACTGGAGAATGTCCT aGAGATCAACACTCGTCTGACAGAAGAGCAGGCCAGGAAGGGCATGGACCGTGCTCTCAAACTGGAACAGGACTTCCTAGAGTGCTTCTCAG cTGTGGTGGAAGGCGACAGCTTCGAGGAGGTTTACCACAAGGTGAAGACGGTGATCGAAGAGCAATCGGGGCCTTACATCTGGATCCCCACACGGGAGAGGCTGTGA